A region of Longimicrobium sp. DNA encodes the following proteins:
- a CDS encoding TonB-dependent receptor plug domain-containing protein — protein MTRILRPCAPLRAAAIIAAALGAHFAASPLAAQVPRDTVPRPAPRDTVPRPPRRDTIQVTVPPEALRADTLPDRPRPDSTARDSAAADTLTPAPNFPEFPVAAGAPSFGAAVWEFTREELGRYHSLTLLELLDRISGILITRSGNFGRPAGVALLGGGGGRFRVFLDGWEMRALNGASFDLQRIPLVDVTALRVERDLNEVRVEISTFRLPDARAFAMIEGADGDFNSRILRGYFSRPLGRRFMMQAGLDLSQSAGFRRLDPFSINTLMGRLSYQFRPDFGLQLDYRRSAIDTEQEAGSAIFLQESLDRNEIVLRGRGRFLNRLWVDAGIGQSRESPAAADSINADVSSVQGFGRATMDIGIGNVSGAFRLHRGNEGSYAPNASELSARAVLAPLPWLTARGEVRLRTLGGEAGTETDAMVRAGPFAGVTVFGQIGAGVRAIPFLADTALSLRTFGGLVGRPPLEVPDTIGVIRLLEPTLAGLRAGAELARGPYQLGAAFVAHDVESVAPYGLSFDRGAGLADGGAVTALEGYASAPVFWETVRFDGWFVRRLDTVTRRYLPTYFGRGALEFRNVYRDGNLEPLFRIEAVGRGRSTLPGDTEETTVLTPRYTVFNLFVQVRIVDVRVFYRLDNAFNAPGLDIPGTRIAGSRALYGVRWFFRN, from the coding sequence TTGACGCGGATCCTCCGCCCCTGCGCCCCGCTCCGGGCCGCCGCCATCATCGCGGCGGCCCTCGGTGCGCACTTCGCGGCGTCTCCACTCGCCGCGCAGGTTCCGCGCGACACCGTTCCGCGCCCGGCACCGCGCGACACCGTGCCTCGTCCGCCGCGCCGCGACACCATCCAGGTGACGGTGCCGCCCGAGGCACTGCGCGCCGACACCCTGCCGGACCGGCCGCGCCCCGACAGCACGGCGCGCGACTCGGCGGCGGCGGACACGCTCACGCCTGCGCCCAACTTTCCCGAGTTCCCGGTCGCGGCGGGAGCGCCCAGCTTCGGCGCTGCGGTGTGGGAGTTCACGCGCGAGGAGCTGGGCCGCTACCACAGCCTCACGCTGCTGGAGCTGCTCGACCGCATCTCGGGAATCCTGATCACCCGGTCGGGCAACTTCGGACGGCCGGCGGGAGTGGCGCTTCTGGGCGGCGGCGGCGGGCGCTTCCGAGTCTTCCTGGACGGCTGGGAGATGCGCGCGCTGAACGGCGCCTCCTTCGACCTGCAGCGCATCCCGCTGGTGGACGTTACCGCGCTGCGGGTGGAGCGCGACCTGAACGAGGTGCGGGTGGAGATCTCCACCTTTCGCCTCCCCGACGCGCGCGCCTTCGCGATGATCGAGGGCGCGGACGGCGACTTCAACTCGCGGATCCTGCGCGGCTACTTCTCGCGCCCGCTGGGGCGGCGGTTCATGATGCAGGCGGGGCTCGACCTGTCGCAGAGCGCAGGATTCCGACGGCTGGACCCATTCAGCATAAACACGCTGATGGGCCGCCTTAGTTACCAGTTCCGCCCCGACTTCGGCCTTCAGCTCGACTACCGCCGCTCCGCCATCGACACGGAGCAGGAGGCGGGGAGCGCGATCTTTTTGCAGGAGAGCCTCGACCGCAATGAGATCGTTCTGCGCGGGCGCGGACGCTTCCTGAACCGCCTCTGGGTGGATGCGGGGATCGGGCAGAGCCGCGAGTCGCCCGCCGCGGCCGACTCCATCAACGCGGACGTCAGCTCCGTGCAGGGGTTCGGCCGCGCGACCATGGACATCGGCATCGGCAACGTCTCCGGCGCGTTCCGCCTGCACCGGGGCAACGAGGGGTCGTACGCGCCCAACGCCAGCGAGCTCTCCGCGCGCGCCGTCCTGGCGCCGCTCCCCTGGCTGACGGCGCGCGGCGAGGTGCGCCTGCGCACGCTCGGCGGCGAGGCGGGCACCGAGACGGACGCGATGGTGCGGGCCGGTCCCTTCGCCGGCGTCACGGTCTTCGGCCAGATCGGCGCCGGCGTGCGCGCCATCCCGTTCCTGGCCGACACCGCGCTCTCGCTGCGCACCTTTGGCGGGCTCGTGGGTCGCCCCCCGCTCGAGGTGCCCGACACGATCGGCGTGATCCGCCTCCTGGAGCCGACGCTCGCCGGCCTTCGCGCGGGGGCCGAGCTGGCGCGCGGCCCGTACCAGCTCGGCGCCGCGTTCGTCGCGCACGACGTGGAGTCGGTCGCGCCCTACGGCCTCTCGTTCGATCGAGGCGCGGGCCTCGCGGACGGCGGCGCGGTCACGGCGCTGGAGGGGTACGCGTCCGCGCCGGTTTTCTGGGAGACCGTGCGCTTCGACGGCTGGTTCGTCCGCCGCCTGGATACGGTGACGCGGCGCTACCTCCCGACCTACTTCGGCCGGGGCGCGCTGGAGTTCCGCAACGTCTACCGCGACGGAAACCTGGAGCCGCTGTTTCGGATCGAGGCGGTGGGCCGCGGCCGCAGCACCCTCCCCGGCGACACCGAGGAGACGACGGTCCTCACCCCGCGCTACACCGTCTTCAACCTCTTCGTGCAGGTCCGCATCGTGGACGTGCGCGTCTTCTACCGCCTCGACAACGCCTTCAACGCGCCCGGCCTCGACATCCCCGGCACCCGTATCGCCGGCTCGCGCGCGCTGTATGGGGTGCGCTGGTTCTTCAGGAACTGA
- a CDS encoding leucyl aminopeptidase has translation MKISVRRAGPAGQRTPLLVAPVFEGAAPDAALGAEAAAAHARGDLTGKEGESVLLYPASGPERILLAGVGKADALTAEKLRRLGGIAAKQAAKARAAEATVLLPASAVGAHEAARAVAEGVVLGAYTFTELKALPEGQSAPVELGSVTILLPDGADEGAAAEGARIGEIAARAENLARNLGNLPGNIATPTYLADVAERIGREHGMNVTILGPAEMEAEGMGALLAVARGTDEEPRFIVLEHRGGAEGDRPLVLVGKGLTFDAGGISIKPGQGMEEMKFDMCGGAGVLGAMQAIGELKVRANVIGIVPSSENLLGGRAMKPGDIFRAHSGKTFEVVNTDAEGRLILADALSYARRFDPVAVLDAATLTGACVIALGHQATGVMGNDEALIAEVRAAGDRTGERCWQLPMYEEYREQIRSDYADIKNSGGRPAGAITAGWFLREFVSYPWAHLDVAGTAWGEGKLSYQVKGATGVPTRLFVDWVLARAGTG, from the coding sequence ATGAAGATCTCCGTTCGCCGCGCCGGCCCGGCCGGGCAGCGGACCCCGCTGCTCGTGGCCCCCGTCTTCGAGGGCGCCGCTCCCGATGCGGCCCTCGGCGCCGAGGCCGCCGCCGCGCACGCCCGCGGCGATCTCACCGGCAAGGAAGGGGAGAGCGTCCTCCTCTACCCCGCCTCCGGTCCCGAGCGCATCCTGCTGGCAGGCGTGGGGAAGGCGGACGCGCTGACGGCGGAGAAGCTGCGCCGCCTGGGCGGGATCGCCGCCAAGCAGGCAGCGAAGGCGCGCGCCGCCGAGGCCACCGTCCTCCTTCCCGCGAGCGCGGTGGGTGCGCACGAGGCCGCTCGCGCCGTTGCCGAGGGCGTGGTGCTGGGCGCCTACACCTTCACCGAGCTGAAGGCGCTCCCCGAAGGCCAGTCCGCGCCGGTCGAGCTCGGTTCCGTCACCATCCTCCTCCCCGACGGCGCGGATGAAGGCGCCGCGGCGGAGGGTGCGCGCATCGGCGAGATCGCGGCGCGCGCGGAGAACCTGGCGCGGAACCTGGGCAACCTCCCCGGCAACATCGCCACGCCCACCTACCTGGCGGATGTGGCCGAGCGGATCGGTCGCGAGCACGGGATGAACGTCACCATCCTGGGCCCGGCGGAGATGGAGGCTGAGGGGATGGGCGCCCTCCTGGCCGTGGCGCGCGGCACCGACGAGGAGCCCCGCTTCATCGTGCTGGAGCACCGCGGCGGTGCCGAGGGTGACCGGCCGCTGGTGCTTGTCGGTAAGGGGCTGACTTTCGATGCGGGCGGCATCTCCATCAAGCCGGGGCAGGGGATGGAGGAGATGAAGTTCGACATGTGCGGCGGGGCGGGCGTCCTCGGCGCCATGCAGGCGATCGGTGAGCTCAAGGTGCGGGCGAACGTGATCGGGATCGTCCCCTCCAGCGAGAACCTGCTGGGCGGACGCGCCATGAAGCCGGGCGACATCTTCCGCGCCCACTCCGGCAAGACGTTCGAGGTGGTGAACACCGACGCGGAGGGGCGGCTGATCCTGGCCGACGCCCTTTCCTACGCGCGCCGCTTCGATCCGGTTGCCGTGCTGGACGCGGCGACGCTGACCGGCGCCTGCGTCATCGCGCTGGGGCACCAGGCCACCGGCGTCATGGGCAACGACGAGGCGCTGATCGCCGAGGTGCGCGCCGCGGGCGACCGCACGGGCGAGCGCTGCTGGCAGCTCCCCATGTACGAGGAGTACCGCGAGCAGATCCGCAGCGACTACGCGGACATCAAGAACAGCGGCGGGCGCCCGGCCGGCGCCATCACCGCCGGCTGGTTCCTGCGCGAGTTCGTGTCGTACCCGTGGGCCCACCTGGACGTGGCGGGCACCGCGTGGGGCGAGGGGAAGCTGTCGTACCAGGTGAAAGGCGCCACCGGGGTGCCGACGCGCCTCTTCGTAGACTGGGTGCTGGCGCGCGCGGGGACGGGTTGA